A DNA window from Actinokineospora baliensis contains the following coding sequences:
- a CDS encoding WXG100 family type VII secretion target: MTNPLVAAREDSTKSYTGIGLVESAADIYNGVQNGSWVEGGLGALGGGLEVLSLALDPIGTLGQYAISWVIEHVKPLRDALNWLAGDADQIAAYAQTWKNVSQAVGAVATDFGTEVKNGTSAWTGPAADTYRSNTAAQGEHITAAASGAGTIGTVVEVVGALVGVVRGIVRDLVAECISTLLIRLPQWLAEAGLTLGLATPHIVASVGALIAKWVGRITDVITKLVRSVEKLRPILAKLGEIWEAIKSGLRGLRTTPRGADTPNAPDMVRNTPAPVDPPSTTGQPDLPTQATPDAPSTSTAPSGSSTPTTSTSSAPPTPSTTTAPSGSTVPSGSTVPSGSTVPSGSTVPSGSSATPTTGGGGGGTPPVKPTTPGSSGPHWTDTVRGKFTDAEWADFKKAMDKLGADPKAGDVPGSGQLTPHERDLMARAMKEVEVTNGTLMQKVIPDADVANYLSGKYTEVGGFVARNQDAGVLNTPADLINGNRLDYAGTPYDVSQPTIHTIEFPASDASLYRTPIGAPSMDPSVPGGLGATDPRVLAARDDMVNAVENAGVNPDRYSPSINQWPYTGAGVTAHPTMGVPEFQMSSRMPIPDGATINQFDAAGNKTVVAVYDSVLGWVKP, encoded by the coding sequence GTGACCAACCCCTTAGTCGCCGCGCGCGAGGACTCCACCAAGAGCTACACCGGCATCGGGCTCGTCGAGTCCGCCGCCGACATCTACAACGGCGTGCAGAACGGGTCGTGGGTCGAGGGCGGTCTCGGCGCGCTCGGCGGCGGCCTGGAGGTGCTCTCGCTCGCGCTCGACCCGATCGGCACCCTCGGCCAGTACGCGATCTCCTGGGTCATCGAGCACGTCAAGCCCTTGCGCGACGCGCTGAACTGGCTCGCCGGTGACGCCGACCAGATCGCCGCGTACGCCCAGACCTGGAAGAATGTGTCCCAGGCGGTCGGCGCGGTGGCGACGGACTTCGGTACTGAGGTCAAGAACGGCACTTCAGCGTGGACGGGTCCGGCTGCGGACACCTATAGGTCGAACACCGCCGCCCAAGGCGAGCACATCACCGCTGCGGCGAGTGGCGCCGGGACGATCGGCACGGTCGTCGAGGTTGTTGGCGCGCTGGTCGGCGTAGTGCGCGGGATCGTGCGTGACCTGGTCGCCGAGTGCATCTCCACGCTGCTGATCCGCCTGCCGCAGTGGCTGGCGGAGGCCGGTCTGACGCTGGGCCTGGCGACCCCGCACATCGTGGCCTCGGTCGGGGCGCTGATCGCGAAGTGGGTCGGGCGGATCACCGACGTGATCACCAAGCTGGTCCGGTCGGTGGAGAAGCTGCGGCCGATCCTGGCGAAGCTGGGCGAGATCTGGGAGGCGATCAAGTCCGGGCTGCGCGGTCTGCGCACCACCCCGCGCGGTGCCGACACGCCTAACGCGCCCGACATGGTCCGCAACACCCCTGCGCCAGTAGACCCGCCGTCGACCACTGGGCAACCGGACCTGCCTACGCAGGCGACGCCCGACGCGCCGTCGACCTCAACTGCTCCGAGTGGATCGTCCACTCCGACCACCAGCACCAGCAGCGCGCCTCCCACGCCTTCCACTACTACGGCGCCCAGCGGCTCCACGGTCCCCAGCGGCTCCACCGTGCCTAGCGGTTCGACCGTGCCTAGCGGCTCCACGGTGCCCAGCGGTTCTTCGGCCACGCCGACCACCGGTGGTGGCGGGGGCGGCACGCCGCCGGTCAAGCCGACGACGCCGGGATCGTCCGGCCCGCACTGGACCGACACCGTGCGCGGCAAGTTCACCGACGCCGAGTGGGCCGACTTCAAGAAGGCGATGGACAAGCTCGGCGCCGACCCGAAGGCGGGCGACGTGCCCGGGTCGGGACAGCTGACACCGCACGAGCGGGACCTGATGGCGCGCGCGATGAAGGAGGTCGAGGTCACCAACGGCACGCTGATGCAGAAGGTGATCCCGGACGCCGACGTCGCCAACTACCTCAGCGGCAAGTACACCGAGGTGGGCGGCTTCGTCGCCCGCAACCAGGACGCCGGTGTGCTCAACACGCCAGCCGACCTGATCAACGGCAACCGGCTCGACTACGCGGGCACGCCCTACGACGTCTCGCAGCCCACCATCCACACCATCGAGTTCCCCGCGTCGGACGCCTCGCTCTACCGGACGCCGATCGGCGCGCCGTCGATGGACCCGTCGGTGCCCGGCGGTCTCGGCGCCACCGACCCGAGGGTGCTCGCCGCGCGCGACGACATGGTCAACGCGGTGGAGAACGCGGGCGTGAACCCCGACCGGTACAGCCCGTCGATCAACCAGTGGCCCTACACCGGCGCTGGCGTCACCGCGCACCCGACGATGGGGGTGCCGGAGTTCCAGATGAGCAGCCGGATGCCGATCCCCGACGGGGCGACCATCAACCAGTTCGACGCGGCGGGCAACAAGACGGTCGTGGCCGTGTATGACAGTGTGCTCGGGTGGGTGAAGCCCTGA
- a CDS encoding endonuclease V, translated as MRERWTEAEAVEEQERLRHQVVAVGPTGFEPATATGLDVHYTEKALVAAVCTIDLKTGELTESATCTGPETFPYIPGLFAFRELPLLLRALDKLTTAPEVLVCDGQGLAHPRRFGLACHAGVLTGIPSLGVGKNALGEFSAPGPLRGDWSPLIDAEETVGRALRTQPNVKPVFVSIGHLMDLDTATDLVLTLTPRYRLPETTRQADQLSRR; from the coding sequence ATGCGGGAGCGGTGGACGGAGGCCGAGGCGGTCGAGGAGCAGGAGCGGCTGCGGCACCAGGTCGTGGCCGTCGGCCCGACGGGGTTCGAGCCTGCGACAGCGACCGGGCTCGATGTGCACTACACCGAGAAAGCCCTGGTCGCGGCAGTCTGCACGATCGATCTCAAGACCGGTGAGCTCACCGAGTCGGCCACCTGCACCGGACCGGAGACCTTCCCCTACATCCCCGGCCTCTTCGCCTTCCGAGAGCTGCCTCTTCTCCTAAGAGCCCTCGACAAACTGACCACGGCCCCAGAGGTACTCGTCTGCGACGGGCAAGGCCTCGCCCACCCGCGCCGCTTCGGGTTGGCCTGCCACGCGGGGGTTCTTACCGGCATCCCGTCTCTAGGCGTCGGCAAGAACGCTCTAGGCGAGTTCAGCGCGCCTGGGCCGCTTAGAGGCGACTGGTCACCGCTGATCGACGCTGAAGAAACCGTGGGGCGCGCCTTGCGCACGCAGCCCAACGTCAAGCCGGTGTTCGTGTCCATTGGCCATCTGATGGACCTCGACACCGCCACCGACCTCGTGCTCACGCTGACGCCGAGGTACCGCCTGCCGGAGACGACCCGGCAGGCGGACCAACTGTCGCGGCGCTAG